The proteins below come from a single Triticum aestivum cultivar Chinese Spring chromosome 5D, IWGSC CS RefSeq v2.1, whole genome shotgun sequence genomic window:
- the LOC123122960 gene encoding cold-regulated 413 plasma membrane protein 1: MAKSFLAMKTGPAAGASEASQALLESDLRELTMAARKLANHAIVLGGGIGFIGTFLQWLAFAAAVYLLVLDKTNWKTNMLTGLLVPYIFFTMPGLLFGFIRGEIGSWVAFVFVVLRLFFPRHFPDWLELPGSLILLTVVAPAIFADTFRGSWLIIGVGVCLVIGCYLLHEHIKASGGLKEAFQKPNGWSNTIGILLLFIYPVWAVVMWFL, from the exons ATGGCAAAGTCGTTCCTCGCGATGAAGACGGGCCCGGCGGCCGGCGCGTCGGAGGCGTCGCAGGCGCTGCTGGAGTCGGACCTGCGGGAGCTGACCATGGCGGCGCGGAAGCTCGCCAACCACGCCATCGTCCTCGGCGGCGGCATCGGCTTCATCGGCACCTTCCTCCAGTGGCTCGCCTTCGCCGCCGCTGT ATATCTCTTGGTGCTGGACAAGACCAACTGGAAGACCAACATGCTGACGGGCCTCTTGGTCCCTTACATTTTCTTCACCATGCCCGGTCTGCTCTTCGGCTTCATAAG GGGGGAGATTGGCAGCTGGGTTGCGTTCGTTTTCGTCGTCCTGCGGCTATTCTTTCCGCGCCACTTCCCTG ATTGGCTGGAGCTGCCTGGGTCTCTGATCCTCCTCACGGTGGTCGCCCCCGCCATCTTCGCGGACACCTTCCGGGGCTCCTGGCTCATCATCGGCGTCGGCGTGTGCCTGGTCATCGGGTGCTACCTGCTCCACGAGCACATCAAGGCGTCGGGGGGCCTCAAGGAGGCCTTCCAGAAGCCCAATGGCTGGTCCAACACCATCggcatcctcctcctcttcatctacCCGGTCTGGGCCGTCGTGATGTGGTTCCTGTAG
- the LOC543353 gene encoding cold-regulated 413 plasma membrane protein 1 produces the protein MAPSFLAMKAGAASGASEAAQALLESDLRELGMAARKLANHAIVLGGGLGFGRHFLKWLAFIAAVYLLVLDRTNWKTNMLTGLLVPYIFFTLPGVLFSLVRGEVGAWIAFVVVILRLFFPRHFPDWLELPGSLILLTVVAPSLFADHFRNDLVGVFICLAIGCYLLQEHIRVSGGFREAFRKANGVSNTIGIVLLFVYPVWVLVLWLL, from the exons ATGGCGCCGTCGTTCCTCGCGATGAAGGCGGGCGCGGCGTCCGGCGCGTCGGAGGCGGCGCAGGCGCTGCTCGAGTCGGACCTGCGGGAGCTGGGCATGGCGGCGCGGAAGCTCGCCAACCACGCCATCGTCCTCGGCGGCGGCCTCGGCTTCGGCCGCCACTTCCTCAAGTGGCTCGCCTTCATCGCCGCCGT GTACCTCTTGGTATTGGACCGGACAAACTGGAAGACCAACATGCTGACCGGACTCTTGGTCCCTTACATATTCTTCACCCTGCCTGGTGTGCTGTTCTCTCTCGTAAG GGGAGAGGTTGGTGCCTGGATTGCATTCGTTGTAGTCATCCTGCGGCTCTTCTTCCCGCGTCACTTCCCTG ATTGGCTAGAGCTGCCTGGCTCTCTGATTCTTCTCACGGTGGTCGCCCCCAGCCTCTTCGCCGACCACTTCAGGAACGACCTCGTCGGCGTCTTCATATGCCTCGCCATCGGGTGCTACCTGCTTCAAGAGCACATCAGGGTGTCAGGAGGCTTCAGGGAGGCCTTCAGGAAGGCCAATGGCGTGTCCAACACCATCGGCATCGTCCTGCTCTTCGTCTACCCAGTCTGGGTCCTGGTGCTCTGGCTCCTGTAG